The sequence below is a genomic window from Patescibacteria group bacterium.
CCCCTTTAATTATTGATTTATTTGGTATTTTAATATTTATTTTAAAATAATCAATTAAAAGAAAATCTGGTTTCTTTTTTAAAGATCTAACGGCTTTTATAATAACTTTTTCATTAGCTTTTTGAAGACCTAATTTATCTATTTGCCTAGCTGAAATTTTTTCTATGGAAAAAGCATAAGCTTTTTCGGTTATTTTTTTATAGAGCAATTCTCTTTGTTTTGCCGATAATTTTTTTGAATCGTTAATACCTTTAATTCTTACGCCTTTTTTAAAAATAACCGCGGCTGCCACTATTGGTCCGGCTAAGGGGCCTCGGCCGGCTTCATCTACTCCGGCGATATATTTAAAACCTTTTTTAAAAAGTCTATTTTCTTGTTTTTGGTTTGGTTTGTTCATTAATTTTATTATAACTTATATTTTAGGTAAATAAAAAACGGGGCTCACTCTGACGGATCAGAGGTATTGCCCCACGAAAGGTACTCCCTAGTTTTACTAGGGCGGATGAGCGAATCGGAAGATCATGGGTCCTCCATTTGGCTCGGGCGAGCGTCGCCAGAAAGTGCTTATCCGGCGACAAAGTACCCTAAAATATTAGCAAGGGGGTTATTATTTGTCAAGAGATTTTTTAATCTTTTTTAGAGCTAAAATATAACTGGCTGTTTTCAAATCAGTCTGATATTTTTTTGATAAAGTCAAAACTTCTTGAGCCGCTTTAGTTATTTTATCTTTTAATTTTTTATTGATTTTTTCTTTTGGCCAGTATTTATCAGAGAGGTTTTGTTGCCATTCAAAATAAGAAACGATTACGCCGCCGGCGTTAGCTAGGATATCCGGAATAACTATGATATTTTTTTTCTTTAATATTTCTAAAGCTTCAGTGGTAATGGCACCGTTAGCCATTTCCAGAATTATTTTTGCTTTTATTTTGTGAGCGTTATCTTTGGTAATGGCTTTTTCCAAAGCGGCCGGGATGAGAATATTACAGGGTTGTTCTAAAATTTTATTATTTTCAAAGTGTTCGTGTTTTTCTTCGTCATGGTCACAGACACTGCCTTTTTGATAAATACCATCAACCAAGCCTTCTTTCTTTTTAAACTCCCAGATATGTTGAGGGGTAAAACCTTCTTGAGAAAAAATCTCAGCCTTAGAATCAGAAAGACCAGTAATTTTAAAACCCTGGTTATAAAGTATTTCGGAAATAATATGACCAACATTGCCAAAGCCCTGAACAATAGTTTTTAAGCCTTTTTTGTTTATATTTAAATTATTTAATATTTCCTCCAGTACAAAAACTCCGCCCAAGGCCGTCGCTTCCTCGCGCCCTTGGCTGCCGCCCATAGCCAAGGGTTTGCCGGTAGTAACGGCTAAAGCTTTTTTATCATCTTTAATAATTTTAGCGTATTCACTAACAATCCAAGACATGACCGTAGCGTTAGTGTAAACATCAGGAGCCAGAATATCTTTTTGTGGGCCGATATATTTGGCTATAGCCTGGGTGTATTTTCGGGTTAGTTTTTCTAATTCTTCAAGGCTTAATTTCCGTGGATCAACTTTTATACCTCCCTTACCGCCGCCATAAGGTAAGTCAGTAACAGCGCATTTTAAGCTCATCCAAAAAGATAAACTAACTACTTCGTCTTGGGTAACACCTGGATGATATCTTAAGCCGCCTTTGTAAGGGCCTCGTATATTATTATATTGAGAGCGAAAAGCTAAAAAAGTCTTTTCTCCTTTTGATGTTTTTAATTTTAAGTCAGCTTCAATAACTCGATCAGGTTTTTTTAAAATTTTATATACTTTTTCTAAACTAGCCATCTTAGCCGCTTTTTTGAGCTCTTCTAAGCTATCAGAGAGAATAGTATTATTTTTCATTTTTATATTTTTTTAAAGCAATTTTCAATATTTGCATCGCTTCTTTTAAAATTTTGGCTTGGTAGACAAAAGCCAAACGCACCTCATTTTTTCCTTGATCAGGCGAAGCATAAAACCCGCAGGCCGGAGCCAGAAGCAGAGTTTTATTTTTATATTCAAAGTTTGTTAAAAGCCACTGGCAGAATTTTTCTGAATTATCAACTGGTAAACCAATGATAATATAAAAAGATCCTTCAGGAAAACGATAAGTTAAATTAGGTATTTTTTTAAGTTCTTCTTTAACTGTTTCTCTTCTTTTTTTATATTCAAGTATTAAATTATTAATGTATTCTTTTGAGTTTTTTAAGAGAGGAATAAAAATCTCCTGTTCTATAGTCGGTGAGGAAAGTCGGGCTTGGGCGAACTTAGTTACGTTTTCAATTATTTTTTTATTATAGCTAGCTAAACAGCCAAGTCGGGCCCCGCAGGCGTTAAATCTCTTGGAAACACTATCAGCTAAAATAATATTTTTTTTAATATTTTTAAAATTAAAAAGACTGTAAAATTTAGAATCACCAAAAACAAATTCTCGATAAACTTCGTCATTAATAATAAAAAGATCATACTTTTCTGCCAGTAAAGCTAAAATATTTAATTCTTCTTTAGTGTAAACAGTACCGGTGGGATTATTAGGATTAGTAATGATGATACCTTTAGTTTTTTTATTTATTCTTTTTTCTATTTCTTCTCTTGGAGGCAGATGAAAACCCTTCTCAATTTTTAAAGTTATAGGATTTAATTTAACATCAATCAAAGAAGCAAAACCGTTGTAATTAGTATAAAAAGGTTCAAAAACAATTATCTCCTCGCCAGCATCGGCAATAGCAGCCATGGCAAAAATAATAGCTTCGGAACCGCCGGTAGTAACAACAATCTCATCATTTTTAAAATCAAGTCCTGAATCTATTAAATATTTCTGCCAGGCCTTAATCACCTGAGGTAGGCCTTGAGAAGGAGCATAACAAATTACCTCTCTTTTATAATTTTTTATTTCTTGGCGCACTATTTTTGGTAATTCAATATCAGGCTGGCCAATATTTAGTTTTATTACCTCTCGCCCTTTTTTTTCGGTCTGGTTAGCCAGAGGATAGAGTTTACGAATAGGCGAGGCTTGAATATTTAAACCTCTTTTTGAAAGTTTCATGAATTCCCCTTTCTTTTTCCCCAGTCAATAAAACCGCCTTTAGCTAAACCTTTTTGTTGGAGATATTTATGAGCTGACAGAGCGGCTTTAGCTCCCTGGCCGGCTGAAATAACTATTTGTTTATAAGAGGTATTAGTGACATCACCAGCCGCAAAAATTCCTTCTTCACTGGTGCGACAGTCTTGGTCAATAACAATTTGATTTTTTTTATCTAGTTTGACTATATCTTTAATAAAATCAGCCTTAACCTCAAAACCAATTTCTATAAAAACCCCTTCTACTTCTATTTCTTTTTCCTTATTTTCTTGATTAATAATTAGTTTATTAACGCTGTCATTGCCTTTAATTTCTTTAGCTTGGGCCTTATAAATTACTTCAATTTTTTTATTATCCAAAACTTGTTTGGCTAGTACGTTTTCACCCCGAAATTTATCACGCCGGTGTATTAAGTATACTTTTGGAGAATTTTTAGCTAAAAGTAAGGCAGCTTCTAAAGCTGAATTACCGCCGCCAATAACTGACACAATTTTTTCTTTATAAAGCGGAGCGTCACAGGTAGCACAGTAAACTACGCCTTTACCCATATATTTATCTTCACCGGGTACATTTAAATGGCGATGTGAAAGCCCAAAAGCTAAAATAACAGCATGTCCCTGATAGGATTCATGGCTGCTGGTTTTAAGATTAAATTTTTCTTTATCCTTTTTAATTTTTTTTACTTCAGCTATTTTTATCTCGGCTCCAAACTTTTTAGCTTGATTCATAAAGTTAAGCATCAGATTCGGTCCTTCAATTTTATTGATACCAGGATAATTTTCGACAATATGAGTAGTGGCTGTTTGGCCGCCAATATCTTGGGAAAGAACCAGTGGGTTAAGACTGCGCCGGGAAGCATAAAGAGCGGCGGTTAAACCAGCTGAACCAGCGCCAACAATAATTACGTCATAGATCATAATCTTTATATGAGTTTAGATATATTTATTTAGCTGTTCAATTAAATTTTCTTTTTGCTGAAGACCAACTCCTTGCCAGACTGCTTCACCTTCTTTGAAAATAATTAAAGTAGGAATACTTTTAATTTGGAATTTTTCTGCTATTTTTGGATTTTTATCAATTTCTATTTTGGTAATTTTGGCTTTGTCTTTTATTTCTTCAGCCATTTCTTCTAAAATCGGACCCTGCATTTTACAGGGACCACACCACTGGGCCCAAAAATCAACTAGGACTGGCTTATCTTTTTCTTTTAAAACCTCCTCTTCAAAATTTTGATCGTTTAATTCGATTTCTGACATAATAAAATCTCCTTTATTATTATTTTATCTTAAATAAATGACTAGTGATTTTTTCAAGATTATTCAGCTTTTTATGGCAATTGCTTTTTTTACCAGTAAAACAACTAGAAGTTTCATCCTGCAAAATAGTTAAACAAATTTTTTCAATAGAAGAACGGGCGGCTAAAAGCTGTTGAAGTATTTCCTGGCAGTCTCTTTTATTTTTAACCATTTTTTCTATGCCTTGAATTTGCCCTGAAGTCCGGTGCAATCTTGAAATAATTGGTTGCTGTTTCATAATTTTAACTTATTTTTATTAATAAATAAAGAATTAATTATTAATATACTAGGGGGGAGTATATTAAAATAATAATAAAATTTAAATAATTAGTCAAGTAATAGAAATAATTGTGAATAAAGGTTGTAAGTAGGACTGGTTTTGAAAAAATATAATTAGCATTTTTATAATTTTAGTTTAATAAAAAAGACTCCACTATTTTGGTGAAGTCTTTTTTGGTGGACCCAACAGGAATCGAACCTGCGACCTCCTCCATGCCATGGAGGCGCTCTAGCCAACTGAGCTATGGGCCCAAATATTAATTATTTACCGTGAGCCTATTCTAGCCTCAGCCAAAGGCTCATCCGTTCTTTAGTGGAGATCCGCCTCGGGCGGAAACTGAGCTATTGACTCAAAGATAGAAACGGGCCGTCTAGCTCTCGTTTTGCCAAGAAAGAAACGGATTCTCAAAGTTTAAGTTGAACTTTATTTCGCCCCTCCTCTGAGAGGCGTAACAGAACTATTATTTATGGGCCCGTCTTTATAAAATTATAGATTATTAAATAAAATAAATCAATATCAAACATACTTGGTCTGATATTGATTTATATAAATATTATCTTTTAAACCTCTCCAGTATATCTCTGGCAAATTCCTTTCCTCCAAGACCAAAAGCCAGACCACCAGCTAGAGCGATCATTACTATAAAACCCTGGAAAAGGATAGTGATTAGATTTTGAGCCACATTAAGCTGATTTAGAGCGGCTAAAATAGCAAAAATTAAAATCGCCCATTTAGCTATTCGGCCTAAAAATTCAGAAGAAGCCACTTTTACGGCTCGGGTAGTCTTTCGAATCAGATTTTCGACAAAGTTACTAATTAATATTCCGATGACTAAGATGGCAACAGCGACAATCACATTTGGCAAGTAGAAAACTATATTTCTTAAAAAATCAGAAATTTGAGTTAAGCCAAGCATCTCCACAGAAACCGTAATAAAGACAATTATAATAACCCAGTAGATTACAGAGGCTAACAAAGAAACAATACTAAAACTATGCCCCGCCTTTTCAAACATTGAAGTAATTCTAAATTTATCAAACAATTCCTTAAGTTTGAAAAACTTTAAAATCTTTTCGGTAATTTTATGAAATAATGCGGCTACTAAAAAACCAAGAGCTAGAATAAGCAAAGCACCGATAAGATTTGGCAGAAAAGCAATTAACCCTTCCCACATTTCGTTAAAAGTGTTGTTTAAAGCTTCCCCGGTTGTATTTATAAAATCCATTTATATCACCTCCTTTCTCTAATCTATTCTTATTATACAGTATTTTTTAATAAATATCTAATTTATAATCAAAGAAAATGTGTGATGAAAAGTAAATACTATAATGGCTGTGTATTACTGAAGAGATTAGAACTTCTGGGCTGCATTTATCTTTGGAAGATATCGGAGTTGTCATCCGATCACTCACTATGTGGCCCCTTTGGGCCGGTTGAATACCTAAAAGGTAAAACCTGAGAATTTATAAGAAAATAATAAGATATGGTGGAGATGCGGGGAATTGAACCCCGAACTGGTCAATGCGAATGACCTATTATACCGTTTAACTACATCCCCAACAAGCCGAGGCGGGCCGGTCTACCAATTGAGTTAATGGGCCTACTCCGGCAGGCGGCTGCGAATAACCTATTACACCGTTTAACTACATCTCCAGCAAGGTAAGGCGATCAGTATTACCTACCAGTCTGTTGTAGTTAGCTAAAGCAAAAAAATTCTGCTGCTATTTGTAAATATAGGTCCAACCAGGCTGCCATTGCCAAGGAGCAGTAATAGCTTTATTTAAGGGAATTTTATTGATTATATGCTCAAGAGCGTATTGCGTAGCCCGGTGTCCGATTATCATGATTGTTTGGTTATGATAATTCTTTTCAATTTCTGTTAAGAATTTTACCATATTTTTAGAAGTTTCTTGGTATGATTGTCCCTTAGGAAAAGGGTTATCAATGTATTTTGGCTTCTCTTTAATTATTTCAGATGTCTGCCTATGAGTTAATTCTCCATAGTCTATTTCTCTTAATCTTTTATCTTTAATAATATCTATCTT
It includes:
- the trxA gene encoding thioredoxin; protein product: MSEIELNDQNFEEEVLKEKDKPVLVDFWAQWCGPCKMQGPILEEMAEEIKDKAKITKIEIDKNPKIAEKFQIKSIPTLIIFKEGEAVWQGVGLQQKENLIEQLNKYI
- a CDS encoding metal-sensitive transcriptional regulator, which encodes MKQQPIISRLHRTSGQIQGIEKMVKNKRDCQEILQQLLAARSSIEKICLTILQDETSSCFTGKKSNCHKKLNNLEKITSHLFKIK
- the trxB gene encoding thioredoxin-disulfide reductase; translation: MIYDVIIVGAGSAGLTAALYASRRSLNPLVLSQDIGGQTATTHIVENYPGINKIEGPNLMLNFMNQAKKFGAEIKIAEVKKIKKDKEKFNLKTSSHESYQGHAVILAFGLSHRHLNVPGEDKYMGKGVVYCATCDAPLYKEKIVSVIGGGNSALEAALLLAKNSPKVYLIHRRDKFRGENVLAKQVLDNKKIEVIYKAQAKEIKGNDSVNKLIINQENKEKEIEVEGVFIEIGFEVKADFIKDIVKLDKKNQIVIDQDCRTSEEGIFAAGDVTNTSYKQIVISAGQGAKAALSAHKYLQQKGLAKGGFIDWGKRKGNS
- a CDS encoding histidine phosphatase family protein, which gives rise to MMKIIFEAHSTTKDNEKELASGWNDVELSKLGLKQAKELGVRYKNNCPKAVFTSDLKRAYYTAKIAFANKIDIIKDKRLREIDYGELTHRQTSEIIKEKPKYIDNPFPKGQSYQETSKNMVKFLTEIEKNYHNQTIMIIGHRATQYALEHIINKIPLNKAITAPWQWQPGWTYIYK
- a CDS encoding ribonuclease HII, which encodes MNKPNQKQENRLFKKGFKYIAGVDEAGRGPLAGPIVAAAVIFKKGVRIKGINDSKKLSAKQRELLYKKITEKAYAFSIEKISARQIDKLGLQKANEKVIIKAVRSLKKKPDFLLIDYFKINIKIPNKSIIKGDEKIFSIAAASILAKVERDRIMTGYHQKYNNYDFINNMGYGTKKHLQALKKYGPSSIHRKSFKPFNIFYK
- a CDS encoding Glu/Leu/Phe/Val dehydrogenase, with product MKNNTILSDSLEELKKAAKMASLEKVYKILKKPDRVIEADLKLKTSKGEKTFLAFRSQYNNIRGPYKGGLRYHPGVTQDEVVSLSFWMSLKCAVTDLPYGGGKGGIKVDPRKLSLEELEKLTRKYTQAIAKYIGPQKDILAPDVYTNATVMSWIVSEYAKIIKDDKKALAVTTGKPLAMGGSQGREEATALGGVFVLEEILNNLNINKKGLKTIVQGFGNVGHIISEILYNQGFKITGLSDSKAEIFSQEGFTPQHIWEFKKKEGLVDGIYQKGSVCDHDEEKHEHFENNKILEQPCNILIPAALEKAITKDNAHKIKAKIILEMANGAITTEALEILKKKNIIVIPDILANAGGVIVSYFEWQQNLSDKYWPKEKINKKLKDKITKAAQEVLTLSKKYQTDLKTASYILALKKIKKSLDK
- a CDS encoding pyridoxal phosphate-dependent aminotransferase translates to MKLSKRGLNIQASPIRKLYPLANQTEKKGREVIKLNIGQPDIELPKIVRQEIKNYKREVICYAPSQGLPQVIKAWQKYLIDSGLDFKNDEIVVTTGGSEAIIFAMAAIADAGEEIIVFEPFYTNYNGFASLIDVKLNPITLKIEKGFHLPPREEIEKRINKKTKGIIITNPNNPTGTVYTKEELNILALLAEKYDLFIINDEVYREFVFGDSKFYSLFNFKNIKKNIILADSVSKRFNACGARLGCLASYNKKIIENVTKFAQARLSSPTIEQEIFIPLLKNSKEYINNLILEYKKRRETVKEELKKIPNLTYRFPEGSFYIIIGLPVDNSEKFCQWLLTNFEYKNKTLLLAPACGFYASPDQGKNEVRLAFVYQAKILKEAMQILKIALKKYKNEK